GATGACAACAGCAGTCCAGCCatggaaaggaggagggggagaaaacagaagagaagcaagtgAGCACAGGGTTCTGAATATTGTGCATGCCACATAATTTCTCAAATAAACTTTGTTACTAATTCATAAAGATCTTAGCATGCCCATGTGTATCTATCAACACAGTAAATGCTACAGAGCTTTAGCTAAAAAGACAACCACCAACACAGCCACTTCTGGAGCAAGGATAGGTTCCGTCTTCTTAGGAGAAACTAGTATTGTGGGATACTGAGTAAAACTGATCTCAACTAAAACGTGCTCTGTAAGATGTTGCAGCCTAAATGCAGGGACATGAACACAGGAAATCATAGGACAGCCAAGTGCTAATGTTGTTTTCATGACACTTATAGCAGCACTCTGGGCAGCGGCAGCAACAGAAAGCCCTTCTTTACTCCAGGCCAGAACTTTCCCACCCTACCTCACAATTCAAGCAACCTTCAAAGTAGATGTTGCTCTTTGCCTGTACAACCAATGTGAGAGCACCCCCTGGTGACAAGAAAGGAGCAAAAAGTCACAGACAAGTTGCAACAGAGCTGGGAAGAAGCAATACCTTCTGCTGGGTTCATGGCTGCATCATGAAGCAATGTTGCCACACAGCCTGCTGTGCCTGCAAGACAAGAACTGTTACACGTGAGGGAATGTGAAGAGGAGACCTGTCAAGGTCCTAAGGAGCCCCAGAATGTATCGCCAGGGGACTGTGGCCAAGATCTAGGGATGGATGGACTGACAGACACACGCGCACATGCTCTCTTTCTCAGGAGTAGAAGTCAGCACCCGTTTTCTGAGATGTGGCCTTGGAGCTTACAGCTAATAGGGAACAGCAGAAGCAATGGTGGCACTGGTGCTGTCAGTGTTTCCCCGACTTAGTACATACTGGAGGAAGAGAGAAACTAGATGCCCAACTAGACATTGAAGCCTTTCAGTGTCCCAAATTCCCAGAGCAGAGCACAGCCATGGCTGTCCAGCAGCTATTTAAAACTCCACCATCCTGCTAACACATCCAACAAGGTTCAGAACCTGGTGAGCTGGGTTCAAAAATCCAGGGGCTCCAAGTTAAATGACTCTTCTTAGTCTGGAACAGACAGTGTGAGAGGTGAAGGAGCAGCATTAGGGGCATGCTACTGTGCAGAAGGAGATGTAAACAGACCAACTAGGTGTTTAGAGCATGTTACAAAAAACTTGAAGCTCTCCCCACAAAAATCAAGTTGCTAGAAGAAGGAGATCCTTTGAGGACAAATACAAACCCACACATCTCTCAGACAACTGCTTTAGAGGAACAGCACTAGATAAAAACTAAGCATAAACAGaacagaaacacctccctccttccctctgtcACATTTCCATCAGCCATCCACCGAAAGGAAGACATTAtctgactgcccccccctcctATGAAAACCTCAGCCCTTGGCTGCCTGACCCATCTTAGCACCTCCTCCACAGACAGCTTTGTGAAGACAATGGGAGACCCTGTACACCACCGATCATGCTTAGATGCTGCTTTGAATTAAGCAGAACACAACATGACTAAAGAGGGCCACTGGTGACTAGGGGTCAGAAGGCAGCACTGCCAGAGCAGCAAGAAGGAACCTGGTCATCCAGTTCCCTGTCTGACTCTTAGCCCCTGTTGGCAACATTGGGGCCCCCAAGGTGGGGCAAGAATGCAGGAAGGGACAATACCGTTGGCCACGTGACTATTGCCCCCAGCATGGATAATGTCGGTAAGTGTCTTTTTCAACTTTTCGTAGCAGGCGAAATACAAGgcatgggcagggccagcccctgTGGCTGTGACGTTCAATCCCCGCATGGGTCGCCAGATCCCTTCGGTCCGCACAATCCGCCACAGGGCCTCCAGCACATTCCGGTAGCGAGCAGCAGGTTCCGGTTGCAGGCTCTGCATCCTAGTCTGCCAgcgcagggagggggagcaggttAGATATGCCTGGGGACTTATCCGAGATAGTTCATCCCCTCCCAGCTCTCCCAACCTGCTGCTCTACTTATCTTCACAGACTTTCATGATCTGAGTCTCTGCAGGGCATCTACAGCACACGCTCTGCCTGCGTGCTTGTAAGTGACCTTCATGGATGTGCACAGGTCAGTGAACTTTTTCTGTAGGGCTCTGTGGCCTGCAGCCCCCATGGAATCCCTCCCACTTTAGACTGGAGCCAAAACCCTTCCGGAGCCAGGAAAACCACTTTGCCTGCAAAGACAAGGACCCTGACAGAGGACAAGGAACCGGCCCTACTGCTTCCTTTCAGAGTGGCGGCAATTCACCCAAGTTCACTGATATTTTGGCGCTGCCAGCAGgaagagccagccagccactTGTTGAACCCTCCCAACCACTTGCAACCCAGGATCCGCCTGTCATTCATGCCAAACacctccccctgctgcccagTTCTGTCAAACCTCGTGGCTTCTCCGCTCCATCCGAGCCCTCCACCAATGTGGgcgaacagcccaattctatccatgctttccagggagtaagccccactgagtccaatgggacttattcctgagtagacacgcacaggagtgggctctaaaTACAGATCAAAGCACAGCAGCACTGTTATGAACAGCATGCCTGGGATCTTCCTGACAGAGActacaaccctctccacactttcctgggagtaagctccatcgactctaatgagacttacttctgagtagacatgcataggagggagctctaaggctgccatcctctccacactttcctgtgagtaaacccattgactacaatggcacttacttctgagtaggcaggcacaggcgTCCCAGCCCCGGATCCCTGCACTTGGGCCCGTTGCtcgccccctcccagcccctccaGAGGCGCGAGAGCCGCCCCGGCCATCCTCACCTTGACGCAGTCCACCGGGTACATGAGGCTGTGCTCCAGCACCCCAGCCACAGCCCCTGCCAGCATGTGGGTGGAGGCGGCGGAGCCCCGCGGGAGGGCCTCGTAGTCCGGCTCCGGGCCGGTCTCGGTGTCCGTTCCAGCCCCACCCGCCGCCCCGCCGCCCCCCGAGGGCCACGCCCAGCCCGCCCCACCGTCCCCGCCGCCCAGCAGCAGAAGGAGCAGGCGGCCCGGCTCCGCCCCCCCGCGCTGCCCGGGCCCAGCCGCGCCGCCCGCCCCCAGCTCCATGGCGCCGCCGTCCAGTCCGCTCCGGGCCGCCCACTCGGTCCTGCGGCTCCCGCTCTGCCCGCCCCGCCCACGGGCGCTGCTCACTGGCCGCTGTCTATTTCGGCACGGCCCACAGTGATTTCCCATTGGAGGGTCGAGGCCCCGGCGGGCTCTCATTGGCCAACGGCTGTCCCGTCGCCAGCTCGCCGAAGGCCACTATTGGACAGCGCCTGTTTGACCTTTCTCTCGGTCCTCGTCCAATTGGCTGCCGTTCCCATTTCCGCGCCGAACGTCCGAAGTGGGGAGTAGACATTGGCTGCCAGGCCTGTCACTCAAAGTGACAGGCTGCTTAATACGGTCTGCGCAATTTTCTATGGCGCGCGTGCGGTTTGTTTGTGGATGCTGGTTGGCTTGTCTACGGTGGTGACGTCGCCGTGGAAAAGAAGGCTGCAGACCTCTCcactcttacctaggagtaagccccattgactacagtggaacttacttctgagtagacatgcctaggactgggctctgaggctgccatccaatccacactttcctgggagtaaacccattggctctaatgggacttacttctgagtagacatgcataggactgggctctcaggctgccatcccatccacactttcctgggagtaaacccattgactctaatggaacttacttctgagtagacatgcataggactgggctctaaggttgccatcctatccacactttctgggagtaagccccattgactgcaatgggacttacttctgagtacacaggcataggattgggcttcaatatatatacatatacatatacatatacatatacatatatatatatatatatatatatatatacacacacacacatgcatgcagcgGAGGGGCAAGCAATGCAGCAGTCCAGTGTGGATGGGGAAATGCCATTAACAACAGGGCGCTTGGGCATCTTGGAGTAGTTCAGCCCATAGATCTGTGCGGTTCAATCAGTTCTCATtctccgctagggttaggttcctggaaaccagtgaatttgcagataatgaaccattgatcctatggaataaatggggttaggtacaagggatGCCCTGGTAGGGAAAGGGTACCATCAGAGGACTCTAGCAGATCCCCTCAGAAAgccagcagagtgaagcaggaaaTGCCAAAGCAGCATTTGTAGCTAGGAggatgcaaagcattaagtttcgCAAACGCCTCGGtattgctcccactgcccggaatgactccgaaggggaggggccctttgcatgccacagtgtggctccctgcaaaacgtagtgctttgcaccccgtctagttatgccactgattaagaagaatccagcagagaccctcaggaggCCAGCAGAGTATTTAGAAATTTCTCTGCAGTGTATTTctctgtaaagaaatatttttttaccctagtgtgtaattaatctgtggaactccttgctgctagATCTTTTGATCCAGAGCTCTGAATGCTGGCAGGGAGTGCCCCAATATCTCTGAATGTTGctgagaccttccagaggctgcagggaccttcagaacgGCACCTGCAAGCAGCgcggacccctttaaaatgacaggTGGAAacttctgctggccattttaaaAGGGTCCCTTTTAAAAGGGTCACGGGAGCCGGTCTGAAGGTCTCCGCAGCctccagaacagtgattttcagccttttccacctcatggcacactgacaaggtgctaaagttgtcaaggcgtGCCATTGGGtttttcgacaattgacaaggcacagtgcactgctggtggggactcacagcccaagcctatgcatgtctactcagaagtaaattccattacagttaatggggcttactcccaggaaagtgtggataggactgggctgtcacatACTCAAATAGCCCTAGTAATAAATCAccac
This portion of the Tiliqua scincoides isolate rTilSci1 chromosome 3, rTilSci1.hap2, whole genome shotgun sequence genome encodes:
- the SLC25A28 gene encoding mitoferrin-2 isoform X1; this encodes MELGAGGAAGPGQRGGAEPGRLLLLLLGGGDGGAGWAWPSGGGGAAGGAGTDTETGPEPDYEALPRGSAASTHMLAGAVAGVLEHSLMYPVDCVKTRMQSLQPEPAARYRNVLEALWRIVRTEGIWRPMRGLNVTATGAGPAHALYFACYEKLKKTLTDIIHAGGNSHVANGTAGCVATLLHDAAMNPAEVVKQRMQMYNSPYQRVTDCVRAVWCNEGAGAFYRSYTTQLTMNIPFQAIHFMAYESLQEHLNPHRQYNPGSHMVAGACAGAIAAAATTPLDVCKTLLNTQEALALNTNISGHITGMAHAFRTVYRVGGLTAYFRGVQARVIYQMPSTAIAWSVYEFFKYILTKRKEERLAGK